From Paraflavitalea devenefica, the proteins below share one genomic window:
- a CDS encoding T9SS type A sorting domain-containing protein — translation MKKKFIVSLILTLAGIYAFSQQLPANACGIVNTYDAAGNRLKRVYFCNNGIDPYPTRAAQQTTNVTEEIQSIDALYPNPTTGRFFVTFSKALSNAVVSLTDVNGKTIRQFKASGYRVDFDLSAFAAGVYFVLINDAGNIISKKVVKQ, via the coding sequence ATGAAAAAGAAATTTATAGTATCCCTGATCCTGACTCTGGCAGGCATATATGCGTTCTCACAGCAGCTTCCGGCCAATGCCTGCGGTATTGTCAATACCTATGATGCTGCAGGTAACCGGTTAAAACGGGTATACTTTTGTAACAATGGTATTGATCCCTATCCCACGCGTGCAGCGCAGCAGACAACAAATGTTACCGAAGAAATTCAGTCTATAGATGCCCTGTATCCCAATCCTACCACGGGCCGCTTTTTTGTTACCTTCAGTAAGGCATTGAGCAATGCGGTGGTATCCCTGACCGATGTGAACGGTAAAACCATCCGGCAATTCAAAGCCAGTGGCTATAGGGTAGATTTCGACCTCTCGGCATTTGCCGCAGGTGTCTATTTTGTGCTCATCAATGATGCAGGTAATATCATTTCCAAGAAAGTGGTGAAACAATAA
- a CDS encoding glycosyltransferase family 2 protein, with the protein MINCQKVIVVLPAYNAALTLEKTCREIDRTIVDEIILVDDMSMDNTIQIAKAIGLTHIIRHEKNKGYGGNQKSCYKKALELGGDIIVMLHPDYQYTPALIKPMVSLIANKVYPVVLGSRILGKGALKGGMPMYKYISNRLLTAIQNLLMRQKLSEYHTGYRAYHKDVLLSIPFENNSDDFIFDNEILAQIFYKGFEIAEITCPTKYFDEASSINFSRSMKYGFGVLRVSFQYFFQKTGIAKSRLFKSL; encoded by the coding sequence ATGATCAATTGCCAAAAAGTAATAGTTGTTCTGCCCGCCTATAATGCGGCCCTCACCCTGGAAAAGACCTGCCGTGAAATAGACCGGACCATTGTGGATGAAATCATCCTGGTAGATGATATGAGTATGGATAATACTATCCAGATAGCAAAAGCCATTGGCCTTACCCATATCATCAGGCATGAAAAAAATAAGGGTTATGGGGGCAACCAGAAATCCTGTTATAAAAAAGCCCTGGAGTTAGGTGGAGATATTATTGTAATGCTGCACCCCGACTACCAATACACACCGGCACTTATCAAACCTATGGTATCCCTGATTGCCAACAAAGTATATCCCGTGGTGCTTGGGTCCAGGATTTTGGGAAAAGGAGCTTTAAAAGGTGGTATGCCTATGTACAAGTATATCTCCAACCGCTTACTCACAGCTATCCAAAACCTGTTGATGCGACAAAAATTATCTGAATACCATACCGGGTACAGGGCGTATCATAAAGATGTGCTGCTGTCCATTCCTTTTGAGAACAATTCAGATGATTTCATTTTTGATAATGAAATACTGGCACAGATATTCTATAAAGGTTTTGAGATTGCTGAAATAACCTGTCCTACGAAATACTTTGATGAGGCTTCCTCTATCAATTTCAGCAGAAGCATGAAATATGGGTTCGGCGTGTTGCGCGTAAGCTTCCAGTATTTCTTTCAAAAAACGGGGATCGCCAAATCCAGGCTTTTTAAAAGCCTGTGA